ACCATTCAAATGTTAGAAAAGACCTGACGCCAAATGCTCCAAATGCAATCAACTTGGACATGAAGCAGTGATTTGCAAGGTCAAAGGTCAGGTACAAGAAGTAGATGCACAGGTAGCtgatcaagaagaagaagatcaatTGTTCGTGCTTACCTGTTTCTCAGGCAGAGAATCAAGTGAGAGCTGGTTGATTAATAGTGGGTGCACAAATCACATGACGTATGACAAGGAATTGAGAAACACTGAAGTCAAAAGAGTGAGGATTGGAAATGGTGAGTACTTGGAAGTCAAGGGAAAAGGCACAGTAGCTATTACAAGCTATGAAAGTACAAAATTTGTTTCAGATGTTTTGTTTGtacctaaaattgatcaaaatctCTTAAGTGTTGGTCAGTTGCTAGATAAAGGCTATAAAGTGCTATTTGAGAATAAGCAGTGCTTGATCAGAGATGCTAATGGCAAAGACTTGTTCAATGTCAAAATGAAGGGAAAAAGTTTTGCTTTTAATCCAATGGAAAAGGAGCAAATGGCTTTTAAATCTAGAGTTAGTGCTACTAAGACTTGGCATAAGAGACTTGGGCACTTTCACCATCGAGGATTGCTTCAAATGCAGTCGAAGAAGCTAGTGGAAGGACTTACAGACATTGATGATGATTTACCTCATTGTCGAGCTTGCAAATTTGGGAAACAACATAGACAACCCTTTCCTAAACAAGCCTGGAGAGCCTCGAAGAAGTTACAGCTTGTTCATACTGATCTTTGTGGTCCTCAGAGAACGCCTTCGTTAAATGGTAACCTCTGTTACATAGCCTTTATCGATGATCTAACAAGAATGTGTTGGATTCTTTTGTTGAAGCAAAAATCAGAAGTTGCTAGTGTGTTATGGAAATTCAAAGCTAGAGTTGAGAATGAAAGTGGATGCATGATTCAGATTTTAAGATCTGATAATGGCAAGGAGTACACTTCAGAAACTTTTAATAGGTTTTGTGAAGAGGCTGGAATTGAACATCAGTTGACGGCGCCATacactccacaacaaaatggagTCAGTGAAAGGAGGAACAGATTCATAATGGAGATGACTCAATGTATGCTTCATGAGAAGAATCTTCCAAAAGGCTTTTGGGGAGAAGCTGCAAACACTGCTGTGTTCTTGCAAAATCGGATTTCAACAAAAGCTGTAAAGGATCAGACGCCATTTGAAGCTTGGTATAGTTACAAACCTTCTTTAAAGTTTCTTAGAGTGTTTGGCTGCATGTGTTTCACTTACATTCCACAGGTCAAGCGTGATAAGCTTGAAAAAAAGGCAGAAGCTGCCATTTTTGTTGGGTATAGCACTGTATCTAAAGCTTACAAAGTCTTTCAACCACACACTGGACGTGTTATTGTGAGCAgagatgtttattttgttgaaaatgagcaatGGAATTGGGAAGACTCGACCAAGACGAACCAAACTTATAGTGCACCAAATCGTTTTACCATTGGCAGCACGTTAGAAGAGCTTGAAGATAAAGGGCAAGATGTTTTGGCTGATGACGCACCTGTCAGAGGTACAAGGCTGCTCTCCGACATTTACCAAAGATGTAACATGGCTATTTGTGAGCCTGCAGGGTATCATAATGCGAAAAAACAGTCAACATTGGATGGCTACAATGAAGGATGAGCTTGCAATGATCGAGTAAAACAAAACTTGGGAGTTAGTTGATCGACCTCTAGACAGAAAGATAATTGGAGTTTGCAGCATCTAAACAAGGAGGAGTGTTAAGATCATGTGTTTAAGATTGCtgccatttaattttttctgttaCTAAGTTTGAATAATTCTCCTTTGACTTTAGGAGATTAgatttttgatttgtttggtATATAGTTACCATATTTTTAGCAGATTTTTAGAacctcttttttctatttttagtctTGAATTTTCTGTATTTAAACCGTTGAGGTgcaaatcaattaatatattccagtcttcaattatttttctactTAAAACTTCTTGTCTCTTCTTTCTGCTTCAAATCTCTCGATCAACCATCAAAGTTCGAGTTCTAAACACCAACATAAATAATGCCAATAGTTTCTTGTATATATTCTACCAAATTCTCTCCTTTTGATAACTCCCATCAGTTGAAAGCTCTTGTTTTGTTGCTGTTTACTTGTAAGCAACTTGCAGATTTTGGGGAGAGCTTACTTATGCATGCAACACACCTGTTTGGTGagattgaaaaagtaaaaaattatagcTATATGAATACCGTTGTCTCTTCAACATTGCCTGTATTCTTCGGTGCATTGCCTGAAGATGTCTCTAGAAATCCTAAATTAATATCTGCAGCCAATTAAGCTATTCACTCCACTAGTATTAAACCATGGAAAATTATTCACAACTTTCTCtcttattaataaattatttcctAATTTATAAAGggtttatatatacatatataaatagacATTGGTTGGGGAAAAGATTTGAATCTACCCTTTCAATCATACagttattaaatcaattttggagttaaaatagataataatttaatgtaCTTCAAATAACAAACCGATGGTGATAAGTTACAAAAATTCTTCTTGAGATCATCATTTGTTGTCGAATTAAATAggatataattttgtaaataatattatagtaCATAGAGAAAATACTAGGAAAATGTAAAGGGAAGAAAATTAGTATGAGTTCTTTTTTTCACCTCttaattattatcatcatcataaaCATCTTCCTCTTCATCACTTCGTTGTAtgcaaacaaaattttaagaagaaattttcattattcaaagaaaattaaaggggTTGTCATGttaatccatttttttaaatctatggAAAAAATGGAGATTTACTTACTCCGATGTGATTCATTAGCACCAAATCGTCTAGAAATAGTGTTCGACCTAAAGACGCGGATTAGAAACATCCAGTTACAAACAACCTTTATTAAAAGAAGGAATTAAGAAAGAACTTTGGATGATTTTACTCATAAATTTAAATCTGGTTCTTCATATGGTAGGCTTACCAGTGTTGGAGGTTGAGTGATGGAGACAACTGAAGGTTTGGCAACAGCCTAAttactcatttttttctttttctttcaccaTCTTAACATCGACTAacaaaaagaggaagaagaagaagaagaagaaatgagagaagtgaagaaataAGTTTGAATGGGAGAAGAAATAAGTTTCTTTGAAcgaaaagaaagagaataaaGGTGCATACTAGCTCTAAATAATGTCGGCtgtcaaaaaacataaatattttttgttaaggttaaaaattttaattaaaatatcaacactagaggtgctcatgggccgggccgggccaagttcgggccgggcccgaaaAAAATTTTAGCCTGATTGCTAGGCCCGAGCCCgacccggcccaaaatatgggcctgagattttgcccaggcccagcCCGTGGAGAAAATAtgaggcccgggcccggcccggcccattttttttacttactaattaatgttattaaaattatatcaaatttcaaattatatttcataatcatactCAATTTAATAAGTAAGACAAAAGTAgtcaaaaattacttattttgagtatcaaataaaattaattaccaAATACAAAATCcagtaataaaattttaactaattaaaatccaattatttagaaaatatatttttttccagCTAATTTCGTAATGTTTCGCTGTGGATTACCATAATAACCATAAATGGTAGCTAGTgactatatttataaatataaaaggaagCAAACAGCCATAAACACTTGTTGCAAACTTGATTGGTTTTCTAAACCTAAttttgaagatgaagaagacTCCATTACTATTGCAAAAAGCTGATTCGCCCCTAAATTTGCATTTCCCAAAGGTAATTTATTGCCTCAcaattttatactaaatttgttTGTTCTTGGCTATATTTTGTCGtaattatttcattgttttttaattaaagctAGTTTAATACAGTGATATGTAGTAAGGTCTGTCATTGCTTTTCATCAAAGGagagaatagaaaataaagtcTACCATTGCTGAgatgtatattataatataatgatTTAGCCATATGTTTGTTGTTAACCATAATAATCACAACAAAATCAAGCATTGAAAATCCCAATCTGTAATTTTGCTTCACTGAAAATCCCAATCTGTAATTTTGCTTCATTGAAAATCCCAATCTCTAATTTTGCTTCAAACTATCTTTGAGATAAGAAAACATAAGTTAAACCCCACAAGTACATATaccaaaatgactttggaaaattaagcaacaaaccataatattcatacattaatccatcaacatatttaatttcataacaaaatataaattgtaagctaaattaaattttaaacatttagaaAGAAAGTATCTTAAAAAGCTACCGAAGAAACATATTCATCGTCATCGTCGTCATCGTCGTCATCATCGTCGTCATCGTTCTTTTTGCAACCaatttctaacatgaaataagaataaataattagataataaaattgatgaaaaaataagaaaaaattcgAGCAATAATACGAGAATAATAATTACCTGCTGAAAATCCCTTAGCTCGCATCCAACCATCCAAGCAAACAACGGCCTGAACCGTTTTTGGCTTAAGTGAACTCCTCAAAGGTGTGATAACTTTCTTACCCATGCTAAAAGCCGATTCAGAAGCTACAATCGATATTGGAATTGCCAAAAGATCACGAGCCAATAATGAAAGCTCATTGTATCGAACTGAACTTTTGCTCCAATAATCTAAAACATCTATTTGACTATTCAACTCAAGCTCCGGTTCTTCCAAATAAATGTCTAACTGTGACTTCTCACTCCTAGTGCTAGattcatttaaatatcatttataatCATCACTCTCATCAAAATATCCCACAAAATCAGCACTATTATCATTGTGTTCATCCAAACCAGAATCAACAAGATTTTTATCCGAAACATTAGAACTCCCAGCCAAAAAGGAAGACGTGGATCTGGATTTTTTAACATACTCATCAAACAAGAGTCTAAGATTGCAAAGAATGGTCTCAACAAAATCTAAAGCATGAATACCATAGATTGTATTAAAGCAATACTGCACATAATTCAACTTGTAACGAGGATCTAAAATTGCAGCACATGACAATATCAACGAATACTCAGCCcaatacttattaaatttctcttgcATTTGGTTAACCATTGGAGTTAAAAACGAAAACGGACCTTTAACTGTATCAAGCAAGACCTTGTGAACCTTCCAAACCCCTCTAAAATAAAGATTGGCCGTTGGATAATTAGAACCAGAAAAAATACAAGTCGCATCATAAAagactttcaaaaatttgcaaagaatagCAACATTTCTCCACTCCTCGTTAGAAAGTGCAAACATTTGATAATCTTTATCCCGCTGGCCCCAATAATCTAGCACATCTTTATAGTAAAGAGATGATTCAAGCATCAAATAAGTAGAATTCCATCTCACACACACATCTTGACCCAACTTTTTGGTCACattcaaatgaaaacttttgtcgGCCACATCATAAAATCTTTTCCTACGAATTCCCGACTTTTTTATGTACCTAATTCCATTTTGAATCTTACCAACAACATCATCAGCAAGTTCCAAGCCAGCTTTAACTATAAGATTCAATATATGTGCACAAcatctaacttgaaaaaaagcaCCATCACACAAAATAGCTCGGTTTGCACGAAAACGATTTTTAAGACAAGAAACCATAACATCATTATAAGAAGCATTATCCAAAGTgatgctaaaaattttcttatctatACCCCATTgagataaacataaaacaagttCATCCGCTATGTTCAAACCATCATACGGAGGAAATAAAGCTCTAAACCTCTTTTGTAGCTTCCAATCTTTGTCAACCCAATGAGCAGTAATGcaaatatattcatcattaGTATGCTCCGAGTTCCAATTATCGgaagttagacaaattaaacCAGGTGCTTTAGCCAACTCTTCTTTAACACGATCTCTCACTTTTGCATAGTACATTAAGACATCCCTAACAGCTGTATGTCtacttatattcttaaaattaggaCTAGCAATTCTCATCATGTATCTAAAGCCCGGTTCTTCAACTGTCCTAAACGAATGCTTGCCACACACAAGAAAAGTAGAAATAGCTCTACGACATTCATCAGCATCAAACTTGTAGTTTTTTATAGATGGAACACCTTCGGGTGATGGCTGAGTGGCTATGGTGTATTGAGTGATGCCCTTATTAACTTTTTTCAAACAGCTATTTAGATGATGTCTTAAATGAGAGGTTCCACTAGAAGATTTAGCAGAGAAGATAGTCTTACAGTGATTACATTGTGCcttcaattcatttttgttctcGCATTCAAGCTTTGTCATTTCATCCCACACCTTTGAAGTGGTAGACTTTTGACGTTTGAGAGAACTTTCATACTCATTAAACCCATCATCCACAGGTATAGGAGTGTTTGAACTAGCCATAGTCATAAAAATTCAAGTCCTGCAATccaaaaataatcttatttataactcggttattgaatatatagttatatatatctacatgtattaaaattaaataatcttaaatttaatcaatGCCATGCACCTTCAAAATGGCACTACATTTGTGGGTAAATTACGATTTACAACAtctaatcataaaaatattggattttaaatttcattttgggcAATTAAAGACATAGTTttctagtattttattaaaacggtaagtaattattttagatttaaatacattaggacatcaacatttaatgtgctacaaattaaatgtatatttataacagtatattaaaagttaaaacattatattaaaacaatatatttataacaatatattaaaacaatatattaaaaagtatatttataatagtatattaaaatagtatatttataacaatatattaaaataatatattaaaaagtatatttataatagtatattaaaagttaaaagttaaaacagtatattacaaattttataacagTAATCAGTATATTAAAACAGTATATTACattcaaaattattgttttaatcaaaaattaacaatattaattatttagttaataacattataaaatataagctccaatttatgttaaaaataaagtatagaaactaaaatttaatcattttggtAAAAGGATATAAAGATTAAAGTTTAGTTGTAACTTGTAAGCATAATAGAGggataaaatgatattcgaccattttcatataaaaataaatacatattacaTAATAGTATAATACCAAACTCATATATTGCACGAGATAATAAACTAGTTATTTAACTACGCTAGCCTTGTGATACAAGATCAAACTTGTCACACGTCTTTAAGTAATACTAAAAAAACACACATCATTTACGAAAAGATCTGAGTTTGATTGTTTCGAAGGAAAAGATGTGATAGCAACCTCTAAGTGATAGCAACCTGACTGGGCCTGCTGTTTTTCTGCCTCAATAGCTTGTTTCTGcaataaaacaaagcaaaaacaaaaaagatgagattaaaattatgaataacatgTACAAAATACAATGGGAAATGTTACTACTGCAAGAAGTGAAGTAATAATGGAATGAGCAAAGAGTTGTCAGCATCTACGCCCCTAGAAGATATAAACTGGAGTTTGATTTCTAGATAAGTAATAGGTGAATACAATACTCGACTAAGCATGGCACATAAAAAAACACACTGCTTTCTTCCAGTTATTGATCAACCAAAACTGAGAAACATGCTAACCTGGGAAATGATTTCCCCTTTGTTAgatgcatttatttatttttaaggatAATCACTTATTTAGCccttttaactttataaaaaaaaagtcattttaagtctctatttaattttttatctctttatcccttgaatataaaattacttagaACCCAAATTGATCTAAACTCAAAtctaatcctaaaatttattcaaatttgaaataacataaatctaaaattaaaccaacaaaaagacaaaaataacaTAGCTTTCaaagatcaaaatttaagtcaactaatatttaaatttaataattaagagtctgattttattttcagaatcgatgacttaaaaagacaaaaatatgagtctactaatatttaaatttaacaatcatTTACTAGAAACAAATTGATGAATGACAAGggaaagaggagaagaaaaaaaaaaccaaaataagagTTGAGAGTGTATGAACATCCACTTCTACAGCATATGTATAACTTATATCTAATGAATtctaaattgagaaattgaaaatcGATCTAAATTAGGTCATTTGTAGAGCTAACTGCTAAGTaagaaaaatggagaaattgaaAATCGGTTTATGGAATATAAGTGAAGTAATAATGGAATGAGCAAAGAGGGTTGGTTGCTTGTTTTTTTGGACCACTACTGAACATGTTCTTAGACCtatcaaaatcatttcattatcaAAGTCCTATTTCTCTTATGTTCATTAAAACTTGTTTGGTCTGTTTTCATACAagaagagaatttaaaacaatgtctctttcttttttggaaGTGTTGGTTTGAGCcacatattttgtaattttttgacaGCTCAAAGGAACTGAGACATGTGTTGAGATCTCAATAAAAAGAACATGTACAGAATCACAGATTTGAACTCCACGTCTACTACTAAAGTGAAAACAAGGCATCAATATTCAATGGTAGTAAGTTAATAATGGCATaaacaagaaaagaatagaaaagcAGAAAATCGAAGCATGTCACCGTCAGTTACTAAACTCAGCAATAAAGAGCAGCCTTCTCTTAAGTacatgattaaaatgtaaagctcgaaaatttcaattgaaatgaaaactaaaatgaagATTGAAGAAGAATCGAAGCATGTTACCTTGAACTTGTTGATTTGAAGGGTGTGGGTCGGAAGTTGCAGAAGAGTCGAAGTGAAGAGAACAACAATGCCACCTACTGTCTTGGAGTGGAGGTGGAGTGGTGGAGGACCGGACACCGGAGGTGGGATGGTGGACCGGTGGAGGACTGGAGGTGGGTTTTCGATTTGAGGAAAAAAAGGGATGAGGgaaggggttagggatttgtATTGTATCTGAAGTGAAGTGAGTCTAACGGGGTTGGGGAAATGGGGAGGGGAAATGGGAGAAAtgtaaaatgtaattatgtaaatgtaatattaaatttaaaatatatataataattatatccgggccgggccgggcccgggccaaaaaaattttgcccgaggcccggcccgttttcttaACGGGCTTCTTTTtatgcccaagcccatatttcgggcctatatttttacccaaatcctcCCAAATTTCGGGCGAGCcgtcgggccaggccgggccgcccggcccatgagcaacTCTAATCAACACCCCAAAACATGGTTTTAACACTAAAAAACCATGAAAACCATAACGTCCCAAATGCTATAACTTATTTGAGTGTTATTTGtgacatatatattgatttggttcagtggttaagtgttggGTTGTGTGCTTAATGCCTTgttgtttgatttctttttattaattttattccaAAACCTAGCTTGTCAcgcttaaaaatatttgttatttgtgACATGTATATTGATTTGGTTCAATGGTTATAACTTGTATGTTTGTTTACAAGTGTGAGGCATTGGCTCAAACTTgttttgcttaaaaatattttcattttaaaaattaagaagttATTTCATCATTACATGCATATATTGCATTTTACATTAAAcaccaaaattgtaaaatagaaACAATGTTTTGCTCTTCGTTGATATGCATACCTCTCAAGGCTCAAGCACCATCGAATTTGAAAGACATAATAATCAAGTTTCCTTATTCAACAAAAGAGGTATGTATttcttcaaaaacaaaaaacacaataTCGTTGTCTCTTCAACATTGCACGTATTCTTCAATTCATCACCTGAAGATGTCTTCAAAAATCCTTAATTAATATTTGCAGCCAATTAAATTGTTCATACCACTAGCCTTAAACCATCACAAATTATTCGCTATTTTCTCCCATCTTAATAAATTCTTCCctaatttaaaaagtttatatatatgcatacataaATATGCATTGATTGGGgaaaaagatttgaatctaCAATTTCGATCATATTGTAATTGAACCGAAAGTTCGGTATGAAAGATAAATACTACTTTAATGTACTGTAAATAATAAACCAACACATGATaagttatataaattattttcggGATCATCATTTTTCGAAATtagatagaattttttaaaaaattatattatagtgCTTAGAGAAAATACTAGAAAATTGTAAAAGGAAGACAATTAGTATGCGTTTTTTCACTTCATTTTGTCATCATCAAAACATTTTCTCCTCATCACTTAGTTgcatgcaaataaaattttaagaataattttcattattcaatGAAAATTTCGGAAATAAGAAAGttaatccaatttttttttccattccatGTTAAAATAAGAGATATTTACTTGCTCCATTGTGATTTGTTAGCATGAAATTATCTAGAAACGATGTCAAACCTAAAGACAAATTAGAAACATATAATTAAGAATTGTCTTTgctataaaaatgaattaagaagaaattttggatgattttaatcGTAAAGTTAAAACTATTTCTTGGTGGTAGGCTTGGCGGTGTTGGAGATTGAGTAATAGAGACGGCTAAAGGTTTGGCAACAACCTCATtactcaatttttcttttctttcatcatCTTACATCAATTAACaaagagaggaagaagaaaaaataagagaaaagaataaataaatttgggtATGAGaagaataaatttgttttagtgAGATGAGAGAGAATGTATAATGATACACATTGCCATTGAGTAATGCCAAatggtaaaatatataatcttttGCCAAGGCTAAATTTTTGTTGATAAAATATCAACCCCCAAATAAGGTTACAACATTTAGAAACCACAAAAAATCCGAATAAAAAACACACCTAAaggaaaaacaacaaaaatgccACTCCAACTTTTACACTCGTCGACATTAAGAAAAAATGTTCCTCttggtttaagatttaaaaatttacaatgtTCCCCTCAAGATGATCGAGATGGAGACTTTACAAGATAGTGTTGGAATTAAATATAATTCATGTTATGGCTAACTGTATTTAGCTTCTTTATctaccaaaaaattaaaaaataattattcatataaaattattaaaatgctatatttaaaaataattattttttaaacaatgtCATAATGAAGCTAATGGTACTAAAATATAGTAGTTATGCCAAGGTCAAAATGCCGTTTtggtttgattaattaataacaaatgGTAATAGTGATTGCCataatttatttagaataatGGTTGAAGTTTTTGTCTAGCATTTAAATTACACGAAATtaaattagtgtaaaaataaattttattttaaataaatattaatgttatacataaatttggattcaatatataatttaatacaaaatttgtaatttatacaATAGCTCATATATATGCATAGAACTTTGATCTTTATCtatttaaacacatttaaattcCCTTGTTTGATATGATAATTATATACTGCATATaaatatcttcttctttttcattttatatttctatcCTGTAAACACTTCAAGGGTTAAATTATAAGTAACATTGAATACATATGAAATATTTGCTGATCttttcataaaacaaattaacaaaaaagtGAATGAGAAGAAGATAAATTAATGAACATAAATCATTTcaagaataatatttaaaatagataaataaataaagtaaattgaaaCTATATTTTATGAAGTGATAAATAACTCTAAtctcattattttttaacactattttgtatcaaataattctatcagataattttattctcaattgtaaacgtatttaactgAATATTTTCAACTAATTCAACTAATCAAATGGGCCCTAATTCTTCTAGTACTTATATGCAggtgtatatatattagttgATGAGAATGGGAAACACAATTGAAGCCACAAAATCATGAACATGTGAAACAAACAGATCCCGTGTCCACTTGTTTTTTTGGAGGTATTAATGAAAAGGAcctccttttcctttttttctcttcttcaagATAATGAGATTCAATTAGGtactattataattattatggaCCAATGAAGTGTTGGCACTTGCCACATCACCTGTTTACTTCAACACTAGCCCTAAATCCTTTTACCTAACTACACGCCTTTACTTTTTCCATTTCATGTTTGCCCTTATAGAtctcatattatattttctatacaTGCAACTATACTACAAAAGTGAAGGGAATATGAGCTACAAATACAAGGATCGAACACTAATTAAAACCAACCAACTCGAATCCACCTAAGTTTGGTCACTAGACAAGTGACATGATCGACATATTCATAAGGGTGAACTGTATTTACCCAGAATTCAATATAAACCGAAACCAAACCAAACACCATGGACAAACTATCCGGTACTATATCCTTGCCTAGAACTAGAAACGAACTATTTAGCTCTCAGCAACTGAGAGCGTGCAGGGTCAGGACTCGTTAGAATAGAGAAAGTGATAATAAACCTCACCTTCCTCGGGTAATTGAAAACATGGAAATgtgctttaaaatatttaccTTTCTAGATTTACTTCTCTGATGGTGGTTCAGTTATGCCTTGCAACAGATGAAGAACTCTTCGGAGCTGTGACTAGTTTCATATAGCAATAGTTTGAAGATATAAGGGGGGAGAAAATTAAGCAGGGATCAAAGAATCTATACAACAATGTATGAAAGAGTAAATGCGGTTGTCGTTGACAAACAAAGCTGTAAAATTTTCAGATGTACATATGATACCCAATAGCAAAACACTAATCTCAATTCTCCATGTTTACACACAACTCTCATACCCAAATTCTGTGAGTAGATGTTTTAGCACCATGTCAAATGAAACAAATGTGGGCACTTTGTTGTTACATTTTGAGCTGCCAAAAATCAAATCTAAGTTAGAATGCCGTTA
The sequence above is a segment of the Gossypium raimondii isolate GPD5lz chromosome 4, ASM2569854v1, whole genome shotgun sequence genome. Coding sequences within it:
- the LOC105779740 gene encoding uncharacterized protein LOC105779740 isoform X1 — protein: MTMASSNTPIPVDDGFNEYESSLKRQKSTTSKVWDEMTKLECENKNELKAQCNHSSESAFSMGKKVITPLRSSLKPKTVQAVVCLDGWMRAKGFSAEIGCKKNDDDDDDDDDDDDDEYVSSVAF
- the LOC105779740 gene encoding uncharacterized protein LOC105779740 isoform X2; this encodes MTMASSNTPIPVDDGFNEYESSLKRQKSTTSKVWDEMTKLECENKNELKAQSSESAFSMGKKVITPLRSSLKPKTVQAVVCLDGWMRAKGFSAEIGCKKNDDDDDDDDDDDDDEYVSSVAF